The DNA window AGGATCTCCGGGCAGGGTGTCCTGCACTTTGGTAATATCCAGGCCTTTGGTGAGGATCGCTACGCCGTTCCAGCTTTTCTGTCCTTTCCAGATCGCATGATACCCTGCAGCATTGATCTCCTTTTCCGGAAAACGGTCCTGTGGTGCTTTCAGTTCCTGAAGGCATACGACATCCGGTCTGGATTCTTCCAGCCAGCGCAGCAGTACGGGAAGCCTGGCATTGATCCCGTTAACATTATAGGTGGCGATTTTCATATGCTCTGTTTTTAGATAGAACTTTTAAAAACGCAAGAAGTATTCCAGCAGTACGATAAAAACAGGCTTGTTGTGCATTATTTTTGCTCTCATATTTACCTGATAATACATAAACCCCGATTGATTAATGCTTATGAAGTTACCTGAAACCTACTACAGAAATCCTGATACGCTTTTCCTTGCCAAAGACCTTCTAGGAAAAGTACTGTACACCTGTTCAGACGGAAATATTTCAGCCGGCATCATCGTTGAAACGGAAGCTTATGGTGGAATATCCGACCAGGCATCCCATGCCTACGGCGGGCGGCGTACCGGCAGGACCGAAACCATGTACCGGAACGGCGGTGTCTCTTACGTTTACCTGTGTTATGGCATCCACTACCTTTTCAATGTCGTTACTTCTGTGGAAGATGATCCTCAGGCGGTGCTGATCAGAGCTATAGAGCCTCTGTCTGGACAGGAACTTATGCAGCTGCGCAGGAATATGCCGGTTTCCAAAACAGCCATTTCATCAGGACCGGGATCGGCAGCAAAGGCATTAGGCATAGACCGCTCTATGAACGGAAAAGAACTGACCGGAGATGAAATCTGGATTGAAGACCATGGAATTTCCTATGCTTCCGACCAGGTTGTATCCGGTCCGCGAATCGGGGTAGCCTATGCCAGGGAAGATGCGCTGCTGCCGTGGCGGTTTTATGTCAGGGGCAACCGGTATGTCAGTAAGCCCAGAAGCTGATCTGAAACTTAGAAAGGACATCAATGACTGGAATAAAAGAAACAGCTGACGTTGATTCAGCTGTTTCTGCATGAACTACAGTGAACAGTGTTTAAAAAGCAGTATTAGTATCTCTGAATATAATGACATAAGTATATATTATCCGGTGATATACTTACTCTTTTCACACGTGAAAAAAGGTTGTCAGCAACCTTATTAAATAAATTTCTCAAGATACAGTTATTCGTTATCGGTCTGTACATTGACCTTGTCTTGCCCATGTCTTGCCGTATCGGATACTTCATTCAGGTTCCGTATGGTATCAGATTCAGCATCATTGATGGTTTTACCCTCATTCTGAGTGCCGGGATATTGAGTTTCTGATTTGTTACAGGCCGTTACAGCACCTGCTAACAAAAGTATATACAGTAGATTTTTCATAATATTATAATTAGGTGATTTCAAACTTAGGAATTAATGCACTACCATGGATATGATGCCAGTCACAAAAATTCTATTTTTTTCGGTATTATAAAAATAGCCCGTCCGTGTATGACCGGACAGGCTATTTTATTTCTTTATGTACATTATTTACTGGAATCGATCAGCATATGCATATCCTGTTCATCCAGTTTTATATCCACTGCTTTGAACAGTGCCTGCAATTGGGAATCGCTCGTAGCACTTACAATGGGAGCCGTTACCGCCGGATTTGCCAGCAGCCAGGCTAACGCTATGGATGCCTGCCCTGCCTGATGCTTTTCACTGAGTTCATCCAGCGCTTTTAGCACTTTCATGCCTTTGTCATTCAGGTATTTCTTCATGCCGCCTCCTCTGGAGCTTTTGTCGAAATCAGATTCATCACGGTATTTACCGGTCAGAAACCCTCCTGCCAGAGAAAAATACGGGAAAACACTTAAACCGTATTCTTTAACCAGTGGGTGATAATCCTTTTCAAAGCCTTCCCTTTCCATGAGGTTATAATGTGGCTGCAATGCTACATACTTCGGCAGAAGATGCTTTTCAGCTGCTTCAAATGACTGCCGGATACGTTCCGGTGAGACATTGGATACTCCGATATATCGGACCTTGCCTGCTTTAATGATTTCATCGTAGGCTTCCAGGGTTTCTTCTACCGGCGTTTTACCATCATCAAAATGCGTGTAATACAGATCTATGTGATCGGTGCCGAGCCTTTTCAGCGAATCATCCACGGATTTCAGGATATGCTTTTTACTGATGTCAAAATCATGTTCACGGGTTTCAGAACCTACTTTGGTGGCAATAACCATGTCATTTCTGTTGGAGCGGCTTTTCATCCATTTTCCGATGATTTCCTCAGACTGTCCACCCTTGCCGTTGACCCACCAGGAATAGGTATCTGCGGTATCAATGAAATTGAAGCCGGCATCTGCAAACCGGTCCAGGATATGAAAGGACTGCTTCTCATCCAGGGTCCACCCGAATACATTCCCTCCGAAATTAACCGGCGCTACTGTTAAGTCTGTGTGGCTGATTGTTCTTTTTTCCATAACATTTACTGATTACTATTAGAATGATCACCCGGAACCTGTGCTTTTTCATAGATCAGTCCTTCGGATTTCAGCTCTTTCCAGAAGTCCGAAGGAATTTCAGCGTGAAGGGCAATCACGTTGTCCTGTACCTGTTCAGGCGTACTGGCGCCCGGTATAATGGAAACAAACTCGTCTGCAGCGAGGACGAACTGAAGGGCTGCATGCACGATATCGGTATTGTATTTCTGTGCGATTTCCTTAATTCTGTCGCGTTTTTCAGTCATTCCTTTAGGAATAAGCTCCTTGTAATTGTACCGGTTCCTGCCGGCAATAAACCCGGAATTGTATCCTGCTCCGGAAACCAGCTTCACACCAGCTTTCTTTACGGCCGGAAGCAGTACGTCTACGGCGAAATCATGATCGAGGATGGAATACTGGGTTGCAGACAGGCAGATGTCGGGGTCAGCATCATCAATACAGTCGAGGATGGGTTCTATTTTATTAACGCCCATTCCCCAGCCTTTGATAACCCCCTGGTCACGCAATTCCGAAAGCACTTTGAAAGCCCCTTTCTTAGCCTGCTCAAGAAAGTAAGGATAGCGGTCTCCCACCTGGTCTTCGGAAAGGTCATGCACATAGACGATATCAAGACGGTCCATTCCGGTCCTTTCCAGGCTTTCTTCAATTGATCTTTTAATGGCATCTGCAGTATAATCATGCCTGAAATCATAATTCAGCGGGTTTTGCCACATGGTTGGCGGCACATCCGATTCCGGCACTTCGGTAAAGATTCTTCCTACTTTGGTAGAAAGGATGAAATCTTCCCTGTTTTTATCCTGTAAAAAGGCCCCGAACCTCCTTTCACTTTTCGTAAGCCCATACCATGGAGAGGTATCATAATACCTGATGCCTAAATCCCATGCTTTAGAGAATATTTCATTGGCCTGTTCATCGGTAATATCGGCGAAAGCAGTTCCTATGGCAACTCCTCCCAGCCCAAGCCTGTGGTTTTCATTTAAAATTTCTGGTTTCATATTTCTTATATTTAAAAATTTGGCTGTTATGGACGTGCAAACATCGTGCACATCTACGATGCCACAGGTTTAATTTCACGATTTTTACAGGGTGTTTGGTCTTATTATTGAATGAAAATAGGCACACACCACAGAATATTAATCATATGAAAAAGCATATCGTCATCGTAGGCGGAGGTTTTGCAGGGATTAACATGATCAAATCTCTTAAAAACGATCCCAGGTTCAGAATTACTCTGGTCGACAAGAACAATTATCACTTCTTTCCCCCGCTGATCTACCAGGTAGCCACATCATTTATAGAATCATCCAACATCAGCTATCCGTTGCGGAAGATGTTCGCCAATTATAAGAATGTCCATTTTCATATGGGTAGCCTGGAAAGTGTAGATACGGCTGCACAGCTCCTGCACACGGATACGGGAAGTATCGGTTATGATTACCTTGTTCTTGCTCTGGGAACAGAGACCAACTTCTTCGGAATGAACAATGTACAGCGCTGTGCCCTTCCGATGAAAACCATTGAAGAAGCCCTTTACCTGAGGAATTATATGCTTCTTACCCTTGAGGAGGCTGCGCGGAATAAAGATGTTAAAAAAGCTGAAAAGCTTCAAAATATCGTGATTGCCGGTGGAGGTCCTACCGGAGTGGAACTGGCCGGGATGATCGCCGAAATGGGACAATATATTGCCCAGAAGGAATACCCGGAAATTAAAATGAGTTTGTCTAACCTCTATCTTATTGATGCACTTCCCACCCTGCTGTCTCCAATGAGCAAAATGGCTCAGGAAGATGCGTATGAAACACTGACCAGGCTGGGGGTGAAAATCCTGCTGAATGTATCGGTAAAAGATTATGTAGATTGTAAAGTCATTCTTTCTGACGGCAGAACGATAGAAACAGAAACCCTGATCTGGACATCCGGAGTCATAGGACGCGAGGTCAAAGGTTTACCGGAAGACAGCATTGGCCGTGGCCGCAGGATTCTCACAGATGCCTACAATAAGGTCAAAGGAACAGAAAATGTCTATGCTCTTGGAGATATTGCTCTCCAGCTAACCGATCAGGAATATCCGAAAGGACATCCGCAGCTCGCGCAGGTGGCTATACAGCAGGGAAAAAACCTGGCAGGAAACCTGATCCGGATGGAAGAAAATAAAGAACTCAAGCCTTTCAGTTATCATAATAAAGGAAGCATGGCCATTATTTCAAAATTCAGGGCGGTAGTGGATCTCCCGAAATTTTCCTTCAAAGGCTTTATAGCATGGCTTACCTGGCTGTTCATCCATATTATTCCGCTGGTAACTTTCGGAAGTAAAATACGTTTGGCATTAGATTGGATGCGCTTATTCGTAACAAATAATCCTTCGATCAGGCTTATTTTAAGGCCAAAGAAAAATACAGGTAAGGATTAGAAACATTAACCATGAATACTCATTAACATCAGAATAAATATCTATGAACTGACTTCACCCATCACATACATGTTTTCCATCGTTGGAACATCGCTGCCCCCTTTCTTTTCAAGGGTAATAGCGAAGGCCTGAGCCTGAGGGATGGTAGAGAGCGCAATTTTAGCGTCCTTATCCTCTGAATACATTCCTGCACTCACCGGCTTACCCCCTTGTATAGCCCAGAGCTGATACTGCATGCCTTCAGGCGCTTTCGGTAAAGTTTCTGCGGATAGGTATACTTCTTTTGTTCGGGTATCCCAGAAAACCATGGCTTTAGAATCCGTATGCTTTTCAACACCCTTCAGCATCACCATTTTCATTTCAGGACTTGAAATCATTGTCCATTTCTGCTGCATGTTCTGCAGGGCAAGCGCATTGTTTTTCTGTTGAGCCTCAAGCTGTGCAATCTGCTTTTTGCTTTCGGAACGCTCATTCATCCAAAAAAGGTTAGCCGCTGTACTCACAAGGAATAATGCTGTTGCAGCAACCGCGTACGTCTTCCAGCCGGTTTTCCTTTCAGGAGCTGTACGGATATCATGAACCGGTTTTATATGCGGTTCATGCTGCACGTCATTAGCAATAACAGGTTTTGGAAGTTCAACAGTCTGTTCTTCTTGGATTTTATCCCATATTTTGGATTTCAGATCAGCAGGTGGTGCTACAGCCTGAGCTGTGGCAAGATCTTCCAATACTTTCTGTGCTTCTTCAAATGCTGCTTTTACTTCAGCATTGTTCTTCATCACACACTCCAAAATACCTGCTTCTTCAGGGGAAGCAAGACCTAGAATATAAGATTCTATAATTCCGGATGATATGTATTCTTTAGTATTCAATTTATTGGTAATCTTTTAGCAAGTCTTTTAATTTCATCAGTGCGCTTCTCATTTTGGTCTTTACGGTTCCCAATGGCATCTTCAGTTTTTCGGAGATTTCATTCTGCGTATATCCCTGGTAATAGGCCATATCTATGAGTTGCTGCTTATCTTTTTCAAGACTTCCGAGTATACTGCTGAATCCGATATGATCAGACGTATGGTCCTGAACAGAAAGCTCTGCAGAATCATATACGAAATCCGGAAGCGATTGGTTTTTAAGTTCGTTCTGAAAAGATTTTGATTTTAAATAATCGATCGCGGTATTTCTTGCAATATTGATCATCCATGTATAAAACCTTCCTTTGCCGGCATCATATTGGGCAATGGAGTTCCATATCTTAACAAAAACGTCCTGGATGATTTCTTCAGTATACTCTTTGGATTGTACGATCCGGAGGATGACCCCATATAAAGCGCCCGAATAATGGTCATAAAGGTAATGAAAACCATTTTCGTTTTTATCCTTAAGTAGAAGGATAAGCTGCTCTTCCGAATAGTAGTTTGTTTTAATAAGTAAAGTATTTCCGTTCAAATGTAGTGAATAAAATTCATATCATACAAAAACCGGGCAATCTTTTATGTCGTACATAAATTTTATAGAATTTAATTTCAACGATATGAAAAACATACTCATAAAAGCAATGGCGATATGTCTTCTGAACATGGCTGCAGCCGGCTCGGCACAGAATACCCGTTTTAAAACGAAGAATCCTTATTATTCACGCACTTCCACTACTCCGCTTAAAGTAAGCAACAGCGAATGGAAAAAGATACTAAAGCCAGAGCTGTACCAGGTAGCCCGGGAAGGTGCCACTGAGATGGCATTCACAGGGAAATACAGTGAGTTTGATGAGAAAGGAACGTACTACTGCGCCGTCTGCGGAAATCCTCTGTTCATGTCTACTTCCAAATTTGCCACCACGTGCGGATGGCCCTCTTTTTACCAGCCGATGGCTAAAAACAGTGTAAAGTACAGAAAAGACACTTCCTATAATATGGAAAGAACGGAAGTTTTATGCGGAAGATGTGATTCCCACCTGGGACACCGATTCGATGACGGACCAAAACCAACCGGAAAACGTTACTGCATGAATTCTGTTTGCCTTGATTTTGTTCCGTTTAAGAAAAAATAATATTCTGTTTATCAGTAATTTACATAAAAAAATAATAAAGTTTTCAATAAAGTAAATCCGGATGAAAACCGGTCTCGTAAATGACAGTAAGAGTTTAATACAACAATAGTTTAACACATTAATTAAAATAAAGATGAACACTAGAACAAAAATCACAGCATTGACCATGGTCGCATTATCATTCGCATTCAGCGGACATGCAAATGCACAGATGGCAAAAGAGAAAACAGTAATGGTAGGCGGTGCACCGATGTACCCTTCCAAGAATATTATTGAAAATGCGGTCAATTCCAAAGACCATAAAACATTGGTAGCCGCTGTAAAAGCAGCAGGATTGGTAGAAACGCTTCAGGGCGCAGGACCATTCACTGTGCTGGCTCCAACAGATGCAGCATTTGGCAAGCTTCCTAAAGGTACTGTTGAGACCCTGGTAAAGCCTGAAAATAAGGAAATGCTGACTAAAATCCTTACCTATCACGTACTTCCCGGAAAATACAGCGCCAAGCAGATCTGGGCAGCCGTGAAAGCAGGAAACGGAAAGAGTATGATGAAGACTGTGGAAGGTGAAGAACTGACGTTCTGGACAAAAGGTAAAGACCTGTATGTAAAGGATGCCAAAGGTAACAGCGCTAAAGTAACGATTGCTGATGTTAATCAGTCCAATGGTGTAATTCATGTAATAGATACAGTGTTGATGCCGTAAGAGTGGTTTGTTAATTGAAACAGCATAATTCCATTTATGCTGTTTTTTTCTTTATCGTTTACAATTGTATAGATCAGTTATATCTTCATACAGACTGGTCTCAGCATATTTAACCATTAAAAAATAATATTATGAAAAAAACGATCAGTGTGTCTAACCAGGGAGCGACTCTGGATACAGGCAGAAGAAACTTTCTAAAGCTCAGCGGCATCGGGCTTGCTATGGCAGGACTTACGCTGGTAGGCTGTAACGATGACGATTTCGAGGATATGAACGGAAGAGTGTTCGACCTTGGAAGCGGTGATATAGGTGTACTGAATTATGCCTATGCTCTTGAACAGCTGGAAGCCGATTTTTATACAAAAGTGGTAAACAATTTCTATTCCGGCATTTCAAGTGTTGAAAAACAAGTGTTTACGGATCTGTATAATCATGAGGTGATCCACCGTGATTTCTTTAAGGCTGCGATCAGCGGTGCAACGTCCAATGTTCTGCCTACGCTTGAATTCCAGTATCCTAATGTGAATTTCAACAGCAGGGACTCTGTTCTGGCTACAGCTAAAGCCCTTGAAGATACAGGTGTTGCTGCCTATAACGGTGCCGGTAAATATATCACCAATGCAGCCTATCTTGTGATCGCGGGTAAAATTGTTTCTGTAGAAGCGAGACATGCGTCTGCGATCAGGGACCTTATTAATCCTGGAACAGCAGCGTTCTCCGGTGATGATGTTATCGATTCCAACGGGCTTGACCTTGCGAAAGAGCCTAAAGACATCGTGGCAGCAGCCGGCGGCTTCATAAAAACTCCTTTTACCTGGATAGAAAGAGGCATCATGTAATTAACCACCTTAAAAATCACTATTATGAACATTCTTAAATTACTCGATAAGCTTTCTGATGATCAGTTTTTTTCTACAGAAGCGACCAGATTGCAGACCATTACAAAAATATCCTCATTTGGAAAGAAAGCAGCCGTAGCTGCGGTTCCCCTTGGGCTCGGAACCTTATTGTCCACTCCGGCAAAAGCAGCAGAGACTGAAACTTCAGCTTCTTCTTCTTTCCTGAAGTCTACTTTGACGGATGCCCTTCAGCTGGCATTGGTTCTGGAATACCTGGAAAATGAATATTATGCCATCGGGCTTTCTACCGCAGGACTGATCCCGAATTCCGACAGGACTGTTTTTATGCAGATTGCCAAACATGAATCTGCCCACGTTACTTTCCTGAAAAGTACATTAACCTCTCTTGGGGTAACACCGGGTGCAAAACCTACATTTGATTTCACCGCTAACGGCAGTTTCACTCCTTTTACCAATTACAACCAGTTTCTGGTGCTTGCACAGGCATTCGAAGATACCGGAGTGAGAGCCTATAAAGGCCAGGCAGGGAATGTGATGTCCGACAAAACCGTATTGCAGGCTGCATTGCAGATTCATTCTGTAGAGGCAAGGCACGCTTCCCAGGTAAGAAGGATGAGAGCCAACAAAGGCTGGATCGAGCTTGCCAACGGCGGAAATATGCCGGCTGCAACCAATGCGGTATACAACGGTGAAGATAATACCAATCAGGCAGGATACAACACTGCAGCCGCATTCGGAGCTGCTGCGGGTTCTGCTTCATTTGACGAAATACTCACTGGAAGTGATGCCCAGACAATAGCCTCTTTATTTATTGTCTGATCCTTTCATAATATTTAGGTGTGATCCTTTCCCGGCTGTCCAGGAAAGGATTTTTTATGCTGTAAATCAGGGATATTTTTTTATCCTAATGATAATATTCCTTACATTTACTGCTTATAACAATTCGGTTACCCTAATCTTACACAGGTGAATATTCATAACAGGAAGAAATATCTGAGCTTTCTTAAATTTAAAAGAGATTTTCAAAAGTACGGACTGGAAAAGGCACGCAGTTATGAGCTTGTATTGCACTGGCTGAGCAACCGGCTGAGCAGGAACCAGTTTCTGATCCTCTCCGGGATCATTGTGGGATGTACCGCAGGACTTGCCGGAGTAGTGCTTAAAACACTGGTTCATGACATCCATTATTTCATTGTCAATAAAGTCCATTTTGAATACCAGATCCTGTTTTATATTGTTTTTCCGTTCCTTGGGATTGTTCTGACCACATTGGTAGTCCTTACGATCTTTAAAGGACAGGATAAAAAGGGAATCGGGGCAATACTGTATGAGATTGCGCGGAATTCGAGCATTGTCTCTTCAGTAAAAATGTATTCCCAGATTGTGCAGAGTGCCATAACGGTCGGACTCGGAGGATCCGCCGGATTGGAAAGCCCGATTGCGGTTACCGGGGCTGCCATTGGCTCCAATTACGCCCAGACCTACCGTCTGAGCTATAAAGAACGCACCCTTCTGCTGGCAGCAGGTGCTACTGCGGGGATCGCCTCTGCATTCAATGCGCCTATTGCAGGAATTATGTTTGCTTTTGAGATCCTGTTGACCGGTGTTGTATTTACCGATTTTATTCCCCTGGTGGTTGCTGCGGTCTGCGGAAGTCTTTTATCCAGGATCTTATTGCAGGAAGATATCCTTTTCAGGTTCCATACCCGGGAAGCTTTCAATTATAAAAATGTGCCCTATTATCTCCTGCTGGGTATTGTTACCGGACTTTATGCACGTTATTTTGTGATCATTTCCCAGAAGGTCGAGCATTTTATGAAAGGCCTGAATATGTCACGCCTCCGGAGAGCCATGGTAGGTGGTGCGGTTCTGTCATTACTTTGTGTGCTTTTCCCGCCTCTTTTCGGGGAGGGTTATGAGACAGTGAAGGAATTTACGAATGGCGATACAATTTCTATCATAGAAAACAGCCTGTTCAAATATTTTGATATTACAGACTGGACGGTGATCATATTCCTGCTGATGATTGTATTGCTGAAGGCTTTTGCCACTTCCATTACCATCTTCAGCGGAGGGAACGGAGGTAATTTTGCCCCATCGCTTTTTGCAGGCGGCACGGTAGGGTTTTTATTTGCGGTGATCTGCCGTAAAATCGGGTTTGAGGAAGTTCCTGTTACCAACCTGATCCTTGTAGGCATGGCCGGTGCCATGAGCGGTGTCTTATATGCCCCGCTGACCGCAATTTTCCTGATTGCAGAATCCAGCTCCGGTTACGACCTGTTTATCCCACTGATGATTGTTTCGGTTATTTCCTATCTGATTGCCAGATGGTTCTCCCCTATTTCCCCGGAACTGAAATCACTGGCCGATCAGGGTAAGATATTTACGAATGAACATGATAAAAACCTTTTGTTCTCACTGAGGACAGAAGACTTTATAGACCGCCAGTCACAGACGGTGCCGAAAGACATCTCTGTTACCGAACTGTTCGAACTGCTTAAAGATGGCAACCGTAATATTTTTGCGGTCGTGGACGACCAACGTATTTTAAAAGGTATTTTCAGTATTGATGATATTAGACCGTATCTTTTTGGGAACAGTGACCAGCTGAAAAGCATCGG is part of the Chryseobacterium camelliae genome and encodes:
- a CDS encoding DNA-3-methyladenine glycosylase produces the protein MKLPETYYRNPDTLFLAKDLLGKVLYTCSDGNISAGIIVETEAYGGISDQASHAYGGRRTGRTETMYRNGGVSYVYLCYGIHYLFNVVTSVEDDPQAVLIRAIEPLSGQELMQLRRNMPVSKTAISSGPGSAAKALGIDRSMNGKELTGDEIWIEDHGISYASDQVVSGPRIGVAYAREDALLPWRFYVRGNRYVSKPRS
- a CDS encoding aldo/keto reductase, with the protein product MEKRTISHTDLTVAPVNFGGNVFGWTLDEKQSFHILDRFADAGFNFIDTADTYSWWVNGKGGQSEEIIGKWMKSRSNRNDMVIATKVGSETREHDFDISKKHILKSVDDSLKRLGTDHIDLYYTHFDDGKTPVEETLEAYDEIIKAGKVRYIGVSNVSPERIRQSFEAAEKHLLPKYVALQPHYNLMEREGFEKDYHPLVKEYGLSVFPYFSLAGGFLTGKYRDESDFDKSSRGGGMKKYLNDKGMKVLKALDELSEKHQAGQASIALAWLLANPAVTAPIVSATSDSQLQALFKAVDIKLDEQDMHMLIDSSK
- a CDS encoding aldo/keto reductase — protein: MKPEILNENHRLGLGGVAIGTAFADITDEQANEIFSKAWDLGIRYYDTSPWYGLTKSERRFGAFLQDKNREDFILSTKVGRIFTEVPESDVPPTMWQNPLNYDFRHDYTADAIKRSIEESLERTGMDRLDIVYVHDLSEDQVGDRYPYFLEQAKKGAFKVLSELRDQGVIKGWGMGVNKIEPILDCIDDADPDICLSATQYSILDHDFAVDVLLPAVKKAGVKLVSGAGYNSGFIAGRNRYNYKELIPKGMTEKRDRIKEIAQKYNTDIVHAALQFVLAADEFVSIIPGASTPEQVQDNVIALHAEIPSDFWKELKSEGLIYEKAQVPGDHSNSNQ
- a CDS encoding NAD(P)/FAD-dependent oxidoreductase translates to MKKHIVIVGGGFAGINMIKSLKNDPRFRITLVDKNNYHFFPPLIYQVATSFIESSNISYPLRKMFANYKNVHFHMGSLESVDTAAQLLHTDTGSIGYDYLVLALGTETNFFGMNNVQRCALPMKTIEEALYLRNYMLLTLEEAARNKDVKKAEKLQNIVIAGGGPTGVELAGMIAEMGQYIAQKEYPEIKMSLSNLYLIDALPTLLSPMSKMAQEDAYETLTRLGVKILLNVSVKDYVDCKVILSDGRTIETETLIWTSGVIGREVKGLPEDSIGRGRRILTDAYNKVKGTENVYALGDIALQLTDQEYPKGHPQLAQVAIQQGKNLAGNLIRMEENKELKPFSYHNKGSMAIISKFRAVVDLPKFSFKGFIAWLTWLFIHIIPLVTFGSKIRLALDWMRLFVTNNPSIRLILRPKKNTGKD
- a CDS encoding anti-sigma factor, producing MNTKEYISSGIIESYILGLASPEEAGILECVMKNNAEVKAAFEEAQKVLEDLATAQAVAPPADLKSKIWDKIQEEQTVELPKPVIANDVQHEPHIKPVHDIRTAPERKTGWKTYAVAATALFLVSTAANLFWMNERSESKKQIAQLEAQQKNNALALQNMQQKWTMISSPEMKMVMLKGVEKHTDSKAMVFWDTRTKEVYLSAETLPKAPEGMQYQLWAIQGGKPVSAGMYSEDKDAKIALSTIPQAQAFAITLEKKGGSDVPTMENMYVMGEVSS
- a CDS encoding RNA polymerase sigma factor — encoded protein: MNGNTLLIKTNYYSEEQLILLLKDKNENGFHYLYDHYSGALYGVILRIVQSKEYTEEIIQDVFVKIWNSIAQYDAGKGRFYTWMINIARNTAIDYLKSKSFQNELKNQSLPDFVYDSAELSVQDHTSDHIGFSSILGSLEKDKQQLIDMAYYQGYTQNEISEKLKMPLGTVKTKMRSALMKLKDLLKDYQ
- the msrB gene encoding peptide-methionine (R)-S-oxide reductase MsrB, whose product is MAAAGSAQNTRFKTKNPYYSRTSTTPLKVSNSEWKKILKPELYQVAREGATEMAFTGKYSEFDEKGTYYCAVCGNPLFMSTSKFATTCGWPSFYQPMAKNSVKYRKDTSYNMERTEVLCGRCDSHLGHRFDDGPKPTGKRYCMNSVCLDFVPFKKK
- a CDS encoding fasciclin domain-containing protein, with the protein product MNTRTKITALTMVALSFAFSGHANAQMAKEKTVMVGGAPMYPSKNIIENAVNSKDHKTLVAAVKAAGLVETLQGAGPFTVLAPTDAAFGKLPKGTVETLVKPENKEMLTKILTYHVLPGKYSAKQIWAAVKAGNGKSMMKTVEGEELTFWTKGKDLYVKDAKGNSAKVTIADVNQSNGVIHVIDTVLMP
- a CDS encoding ferritin-like domain-containing protein, with amino-acid sequence MKKTISVSNQGATLDTGRRNFLKLSGIGLAMAGLTLVGCNDDDFEDMNGRVFDLGSGDIGVLNYAYALEQLEADFYTKVVNNFYSGISSVEKQVFTDLYNHEVIHRDFFKAAISGATSNVLPTLEFQYPNVNFNSRDSVLATAKALEDTGVAAYNGAGKYITNAAYLVIAGKIVSVEARHASAIRDLINPGTAAFSGDDVIDSNGLDLAKEPKDIVAAAGGFIKTPFTWIERGIM
- a CDS encoding ferritin-like domain-containing protein — translated: MNILKLLDKLSDDQFFSTEATRLQTITKISSFGKKAAVAAVPLGLGTLLSTPAKAAETETSASSSFLKSTLTDALQLALVLEYLENEYYAIGLSTAGLIPNSDRTVFMQIAKHESAHVTFLKSTLTSLGVTPGAKPTFDFTANGSFTPFTNYNQFLVLAQAFEDTGVRAYKGQAGNVMSDKTVLQAALQIHSVEARHASQVRRMRANKGWIELANGGNMPAATNAVYNGEDNTNQAGYNTAAAFGAAAGSASFDEILTGSDAQTIASLFIV
- a CDS encoding chloride channel protein, coding for MNIHNRKKYLSFLKFKRDFQKYGLEKARSYELVLHWLSNRLSRNQFLILSGIIVGCTAGLAGVVLKTLVHDIHYFIVNKVHFEYQILFYIVFPFLGIVLTTLVVLTIFKGQDKKGIGAILYEIARNSSIVSSVKMYSQIVQSAITVGLGGSAGLESPIAVTGAAIGSNYAQTYRLSYKERTLLLAAGATAGIASAFNAPIAGIMFAFEILLTGVVFTDFIPLVVAAVCGSLLSRILLQEDILFRFHTREAFNYKNVPYYLLLGIVTGLYARYFVIISQKVEHFMKGLNMSRLRRAMVGGAVLSLLCVLFPPLFGEGYETVKEFTNGDTISIIENSLFKYFDITDWTVIIFLLMIVLLKAFATSITIFSGGNGGNFAPSLFAGGTVGFLFAVICRKIGFEEVPVTNLILVGMAGAMSGVLYAPLTAIFLIAESSSGYDLFIPLMIVSVISYLIARWFSPISPELKSLADQGKIFTNEHDKNLLFSLRTEDFIDRQSQTVPKDISVTELFELLKDGNRNIFAVVDDQRILKGIFSIDDIRPYLFGNSDQLKSIGQIMRAPAALISPESKPLEILQVFDNTGVWNLPVVDSNNMFIGFISKSSILMSYRQLLKDYSN